One genomic window of Brevundimonas vesicularis includes the following:
- a CDS encoding phosphoribosyltransferase gives MADPSPTPTVLLSEAEVARIVADLAQRIAPVVDDDTVAAVLLTGGLWFAADLTRALSRVGRNVRFDALWLASYGDDKTSRGKIDVYAPFQRPIAGRKVLILDDVFDTGLSLAEAVRIAREAGASEVLTCVFARKPWPKPRAPEPDFVGWEAPNRFLVGYGLDNAGGLRGLPDICALD, from the coding sequence ATGGCTGATCCCTCCCCGACGCCGACCGTTCTTCTGTCCGAGGCCGAGGTGGCGCGCATCGTCGCCGACCTGGCCCAGCGCATCGCGCCCGTCGTCGACGACGATACGGTCGCCGCCGTGCTGCTGACCGGGGGGCTGTGGTTCGCCGCCGATCTGACCCGCGCCCTGTCGCGCGTCGGCCGCAACGTCCGTTTCGACGCCCTGTGGCTGGCGTCTTACGGCGACGACAAGACCAGCCGCGGCAAGATCGACGTCTATGCGCCGTTCCAGCGTCCGATCGCCGGACGAAAGGTGCTGATCCTGGACGACGTCTTCGACACCGGCCTGTCTCTGGCCGAGGCCGTGCGCATCGCCCGGGAGGCGGGAGCGTCCGAAGTGCTGACCTGCGTCTTCGCCAGAAAGCCGTGGCCAAAGCCGCGCGCGCCGGAGCCGGACTTCGTCGGCTGGGAGGCGCCGAACCGCTTCCTGGTCGGCTATGGCCTCGACAATGCGGGCGGTCTGCGGGGCTTGCCCGACATCTGCGCGTTGGACTGA
- the rplU gene encoding 50S ribosomal protein L21, with product MYAVIKTGGKQYRVQPGDTIVVEKLDGDAGAELKFDSVLMLGGDKGVTLGAPLIDGAFVGATLVETRKGEKIKIFKKTRRQGYRRTNGHRQMESVLRITGIEGAGETAKWDGKVDLTTKAEINLRARNLAARDATSSLGSTETVVTDVDGAEVKGVVVESSAPAKKAPAKKKAAPKAEAAGDEA from the coding sequence ATGTACGCGGTGATCAAGACCGGCGGCAAGCAGTACCGGGTCCAACCGGGCGACACCATCGTCGTCGAAAAGCTCGACGGCGACGCCGGCGCTGAGCTGAAGTTCGACAGCGTCCTGATGCTGGGCGGCGACAAGGGCGTGACCCTGGGCGCCCCCCTGATCGACGGCGCCTTCGTCGGCGCGACCCTGGTCGAGACCCGCAAGGGTGAGAAGATCAAGATCTTCAAGAAGACCCGTCGCCAGGGCTATCGCCGCACGAACGGCCATCGCCAGATGGAATCGGTCCTGCGCATCACCGGCATCGAAGGCGCCGGCGAGACCGCCAAGTGGGACGGCAAGGTCGATCTGACCACCAAGGCCGAGATCAACCTGCGCGCTCGCAACCTGGCCGCTCGCGACGCCACCTCCTCGCTGGGTTCGACCGAGACGGTCGTGACCGACGTGGACGGCGCCGAGGTCAAGGGCGTCGTGGTCGAGAGCTCGGCTCCCGCCAAGAAGGCCCCGGCCAAGAAGAAGGCTGCGCCCAAGGCTGAAGCCGCCGGCGACGAAGCCTAA
- the rpmA gene encoding 50S ribosomal protein L27 yields the protein MAHKKSGGSSRNGRDSESKRLGVKKYGGERVLAGNIIVRQRGTTFHAGENMGMGRDHTLFALKNGAVKFTTKRGGRCYVSILAANDDAAQAMAAE from the coding sequence ATGGCTCACAAGAAATCCGGTGGTTCGTCGCGTAACGGTCGCGACTCCGAGTCGAAGCGCCTTGGCGTGAAGAAGTATGGCGGCGAGCGCGTGCTGGCCGGCAACATCATCGTGCGCCAACGCGGCACCACCTTCCACGCCGGTGAGAACATGGGCATGGGCCGCGACCACACCCTGTTCGCCCTGAAGAACGGCGCTGTGAAGTTCACCACCAAACGTGGCGGCCGTTGTTACGTGTCGATCCTCGCGGCCAATGACGACGCCGCTCAGGCGATGGCCGCCGAGTAA
- a CDS encoding GNAT family N-acetyltransferase, which yields MCVIETSPVVETRRLILRAPAPQDAPRIAALANDLDIARMTKRMPHPFQMRDADDFVLQVASQDPRRANTFVIDHEDVGPIGVIGLFEGEDRVPETGYWIGREYWGRGFATEALDAALVWASRKWKRRALVAGHFADNPASGRVLEKAGFLYTGETRRAWSRARRAVADTRMMVWLA from the coding sequence ATGTGCGTCATCGAAACCTCTCCTGTCGTCGAGACCCGGCGCCTGATCCTGCGCGCGCCCGCGCCCCAGGATGCGCCACGCATCGCCGCCCTGGCCAATGATCTGGACATCGCGCGCATGACCAAGCGGATGCCGCATCCGTTCCAGATGCGCGACGCCGACGACTTCGTGCTGCAGGTCGCCTCGCAGGACCCAAGACGAGCCAACACCTTCGTCATCGACCATGAGGACGTGGGGCCCATCGGCGTCATCGGCCTGTTCGAGGGCGAAGACCGGGTGCCGGAAACCGGCTACTGGATCGGGCGTGAATACTGGGGTCGGGGCTTCGCCACCGAGGCGCTGGACGCCGCCCTGGTCTGGGCCAGCCGCAAGTGGAAGCGCCGGGCGCTGGTCGCCGGCCATTTCGCCGACAATCCGGCCTCTGGCCGCGTGCTGGAAAAGGCGGGCTTTCTCTACACCGGCGAGACGCGCCGGGCGTGGAGCCGGGCGCGTCGGGCCGTGGCCGATACGCGCATGATGGTGTGGCTGGCCTGA
- a CDS encoding threonine ammonia-lyase, giving the protein MTVTFADIQAARTRIAGAVDRTPTRYSRKLSQLTGAEVWVKFDNLQFTGSFKERGALNRLLMLSPEERKRGVVAASAGNHAQALAYHGGRLGVPVTIVMPEGTPFAKINGTRSHGATVVIEGLDFTGSTEAAKRLEAEKGYVFVSAFDDEGIVAGQGVCAIELLEDAPEVEALIIPIGGGGLIAGCAIAAKAMKPDIKVFGVEAARYPSFTAKRAGQPPVCTGQTIAEGIAIKAVGDIPFALADPLVDEVFVCQEADFERAVATYVTYEKTVSEGAGAGGLAALLAYPERFKGMKVGLELCGGNIDARMLAVVLNREMVRERRLIVYRILGDDRPGMLSAMAAVIGGLGGNIIDVVHNRLALDVPAKGAEFDIMVETRDSAHADEIGEALKERGYELRMG; this is encoded by the coding sequence ATGACCGTCACCTTCGCCGATATCCAAGCCGCGCGCACCCGGATCGCCGGCGCGGTCGACCGCACCCCGACCCGCTATTCCAGAAAGCTGTCGCAGCTGACGGGAGCCGAGGTCTGGGTCAAGTTCGACAATCTGCAATTCACCGGCAGCTTCAAGGAGCGCGGCGCCCTGAACCGGCTGCTGATGCTGAGCCCCGAGGAGAGGAAGCGCGGCGTGGTGGCCGCCAGCGCCGGCAACCACGCCCAGGCCCTGGCCTATCACGGCGGACGGTTGGGTGTTCCGGTGACCATCGTCATGCCCGAGGGGACGCCCTTCGCCAAGATCAACGGCACCCGCTCGCATGGGGCGACCGTGGTGATCGAGGGGCTGGACTTCACCGGCTCGACCGAGGCGGCCAAGCGGCTGGAAGCGGAAAAGGGCTACGTCTTCGTCTCGGCCTTCGACGACGAAGGCATCGTGGCGGGCCAGGGCGTCTGCGCGATCGAGCTTCTGGAGGATGCGCCCGAGGTCGAGGCCCTGATCATCCCCATCGGCGGCGGCGGGCTGATTGCGGGCTGCGCCATCGCGGCGAAGGCGATGAAGCCGGACATCAAGGTCTTCGGCGTCGAGGCCGCGCGCTATCCCTCCTTCACCGCCAAACGGGCGGGCCAGCCGCCGGTCTGCACCGGCCAGACCATCGCCGAGGGCATCGCCATCAAGGCGGTGGGCGACATTCCCTTCGCCTTGGCCGACCCGCTGGTGGATGAGGTCTTCGTCTGCCAGGAGGCCGACTTCGAACGGGCCGTCGCCACCTATGTCACCTATGAGAAGACGGTGTCCGAGGGCGCCGGCGCGGGCGGTCTGGCAGCGCTTCTGGCCTATCCCGAGCGGTTCAAGGGGATGAAGGTCGGGCTGGAGCTGTGCGGCGGAAACATCGATGCACGGATGCTGGCGGTCGTATTGAACCGTGAGATGGTCCGTGAACGGAGATTGATCGTCTATCGCATCCTGGGCGACGATCGGCCGGGCATGTTGTCGGCCATGGCGGCGGTGATCGGCGGCCTGGGCGGCAACATCATCGACGTGGTCCACAACCGGCTGGCCCTGGACGTGCCGGCCAAGGGCGCCGAGTTCGACATCATGGTCGAAACGCGCGATAGCGCCCACGCCGACGAGATCGGCGAGGCCTTGAAGGAACGCGGCTATGAACTTCGGATGGGGTAA
- a CDS encoding FKBP-type peptidyl-prolyl cis-trans isomerase, whose amino-acid sequence MNFGWGKAAIVAAFLLAGCGQAAPVDPNAGKAEAAAFMAKNAKEEGVQTLPSGLQYRVVQAGPAGGVSPDRNDLVKVDYEGKLVDSSVFDSSFARGAPAVFTPEEVVKGWTEALQKMRVGDEWLLYVPPELGYGEQGNPKIPANSVLIFRLKLLDVAKVPGGGSGVGTAMG is encoded by the coding sequence ATGAACTTCGGATGGGGTAAGGCGGCAATCGTCGCGGCCTTCTTGCTGGCGGGCTGCGGCCAGGCCGCGCCGGTCGATCCGAACGCGGGCAAGGCCGAGGCGGCCGCCTTCATGGCCAAGAACGCCAAGGAGGAGGGCGTCCAGACCCTGCCCAGCGGCCTGCAATACAGGGTGGTTCAGGCGGGACCGGCCGGCGGCGTCAGCCCGGACCGCAACGACCTCGTCAAAGTCGATTACGAGGGCAAGCTGGTCGACAGCAGCGTGTTCGACAGTTCCTTCGCGCGCGGGGCGCCTGCGGTGTTCACGCCCGAGGAAGTGGTCAAGGGCTGGACCGAGGCGTTGCAAAAGATGCGGGTCGGCGACGAATGGCTGCTCTATGTCCCGCCCGAGCTGGGCTATGGCGAGCAGGGCAATCCCAAGATCCCCGCCAACTCGGTGCTGATCTTCCGCCTGAAACTGCTCGACGTGGCCAAGGTGCCCGGCGGCGGATCGGGCGTCGGCACGGCGATGGGGTGA